Proteins encoded within one genomic window of Alcanivorax sp. REN37:
- a CDS encoding sensor histidine kinase: MNRPDRRRRWALAPLQSLLLVLIALMCATAVAVLCALQGPWLGLTLDEYEHGVRVVRVDPHGPSFQRIAEGDQLTGLVAAGRLLSLEGYWLSSQPHASPTFAGYHDFLQREDQVASALRGEEVVLQRAGQLPVSVAPSRDRRLASLPLEFWLLHFYGLLACMIGVSVWVFLPHSWPARLLALSGFSMFVATWQHSLWEARELALPGAVFDALMQGNHLALHGLLLCLLHLMVLYPQPLPHARRWILLSTLLVALVLLNEAFGVVQWPFHTFYLPLLFYYVGGTWVAIRQWRRSRHLPEERGALRWVILSTLLTMGMGMVVYFLPVILDVPPMASPSTMVGLVVTLYLGFALGILRYRLFQLERWWFVAWLWFLGGLSVLLVDAAIITFFGLQPALALGMSVLLVGWGYFPARQWALRRLSSVPATSMEHYMPVFVAALYDCAPERVGELWRELLQQLFRPLSLDQVPQPLEQARLAQNGALLLVPDLECADSSLSLRYSQGGRRLFSARDQAIARALAATAARINEVRKARESGAQQERHRIMRDLHDEVGGRLLSLILTAPDENSEKLARKAMSALRETIYVLDHNRRYRLDEVLDDWRDDLLERLAPLDCSLSASWPAEAAAAHHHLTPRQYVNLRRVLDEAVTNALKHGCDKRMELVVALQSEPSPSLQLTLTNPCRSGTAFEPDDLLPGHGLDNIRNRMAELDGTAEVIHSAGASACFSLQVRMPL, encoded by the coding sequence GTGAATCGCCCTGACAGACGCCGGCGCTGGGCACTGGCGCCGCTGCAAAGTTTGTTGCTGGTGCTGATTGCGTTGATGTGTGCAACCGCTGTTGCGGTGCTGTGCGCGCTGCAGGGGCCTTGGTTGGGCCTGACGCTGGACGAGTATGAACACGGCGTTCGCGTAGTGCGGGTGGACCCGCATGGGCCCTCGTTCCAGCGTATTGCCGAGGGTGATCAGCTGACCGGCCTAGTGGCAGCGGGGCGGTTGCTCTCTCTTGAAGGCTACTGGTTGTCATCCCAGCCGCATGCGTCGCCGACCTTTGCCGGCTACCACGATTTTCTCCAGCGTGAAGACCAAGTCGCTTCTGCACTGCGTGGTGAGGAGGTGGTGCTGCAACGTGCCGGGCAACTGCCGGTGAGCGTAGCGCCCAGCCGGGATCGTCGCCTTGCCTCGTTGCCACTGGAGTTTTGGCTGCTGCATTTCTACGGACTGCTGGCCTGCATGATCGGTGTGTCGGTGTGGGTATTTCTGCCACACAGCTGGCCGGCGCGGCTGCTGGCGTTGTCCGGGTTCAGCATGTTCGTCGCCACGTGGCAGCATAGCTTGTGGGAGGCGCGTGAGCTGGCGCTGCCGGGCGCGGTGTTCGATGCGTTGATGCAAGGCAATCACTTGGCACTCCATGGCCTGCTGTTGTGCCTGTTGCATTTGATGGTGCTCTACCCTCAGCCGTTGCCCCACGCCCGTCGCTGGATCCTGTTATCCACGTTGTTGGTCGCCCTGGTGCTGCTCAACGAGGCCTTTGGCGTGGTGCAATGGCCTTTCCATACGTTCTATCTGCCTCTTCTTTTCTACTATGTGGGTGGTACCTGGGTGGCCATCCGCCAATGGCGGCGGTCCCGACATCTGCCGGAGGAACGCGGGGCATTACGCTGGGTGATTCTGTCGACCCTGCTGACCATGGGTATGGGCATGGTGGTCTATTTCCTGCCGGTGATCCTAGATGTGCCACCGATGGCGTCGCCGTCCACCATGGTGGGGCTGGTGGTGACTCTCTATTTGGGCTTCGCCTTGGGCATTTTGCGTTACCGGTTGTTCCAGCTGGAGCGTTGGTGGTTTGTCGCCTGGTTATGGTTTCTCGGCGGCCTTAGTGTGCTGCTGGTGGATGCTGCCATCATCACGTTTTTTGGTTTGCAGCCAGCGTTGGCCTTGGGGATGTCCGTGCTACTGGTGGGCTGGGGATATTTTCCAGCGCGGCAATGGGCGCTGCGACGCCTGTCGTCGGTGCCGGCCACGTCGATGGAGCATTACATGCCGGTGTTCGTGGCGGCGCTGTACGACTGCGCGCCGGAACGGGTGGGCGAGTTGTGGCGTGAGTTGCTGCAGCAACTGTTCCGCCCGTTGAGTCTGGATCAGGTGCCGCAGCCGCTGGAGCAGGCGCGACTGGCGCAAAATGGCGCCTTGCTGCTGGTGCCTGATCTGGAATGCGCTGACAGTTCACTGAGCTTGCGCTACAGCCAGGGCGGTCGCCGTTTGTTCAGCGCTCGGGATCAGGCCATTGCGCGTGCACTGGCCGCCACGGCGGCGCGCATCAACGAGGTGCGCAAGGCGCGTGAGAGTGGCGCGCAACAGGAGCGCCACCGCATCATGCGGGACTTGCATGATGAAGTCGGCGGCAGATTGCTGTCGTTGATCCTCACCGCTCCGGATGAAAATTCGGAGAAGCTGGCGCGTAAAGCAATGTCTGCGCTGCGGGAAACGATTTATGTGCTCGACCACAATCGTCGCTATCGGCTCGATGAAGTGCTGGACGACTGGCGCGATGACTTGCTCGAACGTCTTGCGCCACTGGATTGCAGCTTGTCAGCGAGTTGGCCTGCGGAAGCCGCCGCCGCACATCACCATTTAACGCCAAGGCAGTATGTCAACTTGCGCCGGGTGCTGGATGAGGCGGTGACTAATGCTCTCAAGCACGGCTGCGACAAACGTATGGAGCTGGTGGTGGCGCTGCAATCAGAGCCGTCCCCCAGCTTGCAACTCACCCTTACCAACCCATGTCGGAGTGGGACAGCGTTCGAGCCCGATGACCTGTTGCCGGGCCATGGCTTGGACAATATCCGCAATCGCATGGCCGAGTTGGATGGAACCGCGGAAGTGATCCACTCGGCCGGCGCATCCGCTTGTTTCAGCCTTCAGGTGCGGATGCCGCTCTGA
- a CDS encoding outer membrane beta-barrel protein, with the protein MRWLGKLGWVLVALTLVGAEAVADTPQVSYRYLDGGYQKMTGDLGPDGFFLRGSYGFHERFYVAGGVDQLEKSGVKQQVMSLGGGMVMPVDSRTDVYGELRLVRAKITVKMPWIGSVSDSDSGFQVEAGGRMMLSPQWEARAFLRYMDVGDADETFIGGQGVYRLHEQFALHAGASRLMDASEFLFELGGRFNF; encoded by the coding sequence ATGAGGTGGCTGGGTAAGCTCGGTTGGGTGCTTGTGGCATTGACGCTGGTGGGAGCAGAGGCGGTAGCGGATACCCCGCAGGTGAGCTACCGCTATCTGGACGGCGGGTACCAGAAAATGACCGGGGACTTGGGGCCGGACGGTTTTTTCCTGCGCGGTTCCTATGGATTCCATGAGCGCTTCTATGTCGCAGGTGGCGTCGATCAGCTGGAAAAAAGTGGCGTCAAGCAACAAGTGATGTCGTTGGGCGGCGGCATGGTCATGCCTGTGGACAGCCGTACTGATGTCTACGGAGAGTTGCGTCTCGTCCGCGCCAAAATCACTGTGAAAATGCCATGGATCGGCTCCGTAAGTGACTCCGACTCTGGTTTCCAGGTTGAGGCAGGCGGTCGGATGATGCTGTCACCGCAATGGGAAGCACGCGCATTCCTGCGCTACATGGACGTGGGCGACGCGGATGAAACGTTTATCGGCGGTCAAGGGGTGTACCGACTCCATGAACAGTTCGCGCTGCATGCCGGTGCCAGCCGCCTGATGGATGCTTCTGAGTTTCTGTTCGAACTGGGCGGGCGCTTCAACTTCTGA
- a CDS encoding branched-chain amino acid transporter permease, translating into MSIELLWLMVAAGLITYASRVLPFVLLKQTDQPFLRHAGRQMPAMILTLLVLYSLADVNLLPGQWQQAQGLPLLIPALLAWVLHWRWRNVLLSILAATGCHMLLLQWAG; encoded by the coding sequence ATGAGCATTGAGTTGCTATGGCTGATGGTGGCCGCCGGCCTGATCACCTACGCCAGCCGGGTGCTTCCGTTTGTGCTGCTGAAGCAGACCGACCAGCCCTTTCTGCGCCACGCGGGCCGCCAGATGCCGGCGATGATCCTGACGTTGCTGGTGCTGTACAGCCTCGCCGACGTGAACCTGCTGCCGGGTCAGTGGCAGCAGGCACAGGGTTTGCCGCTGCTGATCCCGGCGCTGCTGGCGTGGGTGCTGCACTGGCGCTGGCGCAACGTGCTGCTGTCGATCCTCGCTGCCACCGGGTGCCACATGCTGCTGTTGCAATGGGCGGGCTGA